A region of the Cricetulus griseus strain 17A/GY chromosome 7, alternate assembly CriGri-PICRH-1.0, whole genome shotgun sequence genome:
TTAAGGGTTGCTCCTGATGGGTACTGCAAGACAAGCCAGAAAGAAGTCTTCCTCACtgtttgcttctgtctctgcctgaagaagggggagcacAAAAGGGGTAGGGGGAATGCTGGGCTCAACCCAAACCCCAATCCAGAATCCAGACCAGCCTCATGGAGGAGCTCGAGGCTACTTTCAGGGCCTGTAGGGCCGGCTGCATGGGGTCTGCTCCTCCTCTCTGGATTCTTCTGGGATGGCCATGCTTTACCTCAGAGTCAACTAACTCTGCTTGTTCACAGATTGAGCTCAGGTGTTAATGTTAGGCAGCACGTGCCCGTACACGTGGAGACGTCTCACCGTTACTCAAGGTTTTTAAAACTCACTTAATCCGCCATTGCTATCCTTCTGTAAGCCTATCTGCTCTCTTGCCCAGCATCAAATGTGGCATTTTATCTGGGGCcaggagatggaaacagaacCCAGTCACACCGGAGGGTTCCTGAGCAGAACAGGCATGTTCCCTGTGACAACTGGAGCACAGGCCCGGGCGTGGCCAGGCTACCCAGCTGGTCCTGTGTACAAGAATCTGCAcgcttccttccttgcttccttccttcctctcggTTCCTCCCTCACCATCTTACCTGGGGGCAGGTAATAaagcaggaggagggagatgggagatgaGTGGACAGAGAGGGCGGGGAGCCACGTGGTGCCATAAAGCCCAGCTAGAAAGGGCCAGTCCAGAGAGTGTCCAGCCAGCAAGCACCAACAGTCAGAGTGGACCAGCAGCCCTTTGGAGCTGAGACTGAAGCTGCAGGGCCAGGGCATAGGCCATGCTCCGAGGCACGCCAGGACTAAGCCTCAGGGACTTGAAGTGGAGTGAGGGTTCTGTGGAGGACTTGGGGCGCTCTTGCCCCGAGGCTGACAGGAATTTTGGAGTGCTGAGGCGCAGCCTGGACGAGGCAGAGGAGGCGGCAGGCAGAAAGCGCGAGCGGCCCGCACGGTCCAAAGCGCGGCGCATGGCGGCCAACGTGCGGGAGCGCAAGCGCATCCTGGATTACAATGAGGCGTTTAACGCGCTGCGCCGGGCGCTGCAGCACGACCTGGGTGGCAAGAGGCTCTCCAAGATCGCCACGCTGCGCAGGGCCATCCACCGCATCACTGCGCTCTCCCTGGTCCTGCGCGCCAGCCCGGCGCCCCGCTGGCCCTGCAGCCACCTGGAGTGTCACAGCCAGGCTGCTCACGGCTCAGGCGCCGAGGACTCTGGCTTCAGGGCTCCTCTGTCCACGCCGCCACCCGCGGTGCCTGGCCTCGCGCGTAGGGGCGTCACCAGCTCTTTAGTGCCGCCTGCACCGCTCTGCGCTTCGTGCTCCCCGCACGCGCACTTGGGGCGGCCCAGGGTGATGGCCGAAGGGCCCAGTTTAGCCCAGGCCTCCGGAGGAAGCTGGCGCAGATGTCCCGGGGCTCCCCCAGTTGGGCCGATTccatggcggtggggctctggGCTGGGCTACCAGCACTCCTGACTGGGCCACCGAGAGGGAAACAAGGTCGGTGGAATGACACTGCCGAAGAGAAGACTGCAAAAGGCCATCCTGGACAGAGCAAAACTGAATGGGTTGTGACTGGAGTGGCAGAGGAGGCTGCCTTACCAGTGGGAAGGAGCTCTGGGGGCCAGGGCAGTTCCCACATCCCAGGCTGGGGTGCTGAAGGAGTGAGATCTTAGGTTTGGACTTGGTCAACCTTTTCTTCCTGGAAAGTGGCCTTTgctttcctgtgcctctgtgcCCTCTTTTCTCTTGCTGCATTTGGACAGTGGGACTTGTGGGGGGTTGTGGGTAGACAGCTGCCGTGATCTGGGGGCACACGGTGTGGCCCTCTTACCATGTTTGGGCTGCTGCTGATATGAGAGGCCCGGAAAATGACCAAATAAAAAGTGTCTTGTCCATCCTCTACAGGACTCCACTGAGTTAAGTGACCCAGTGAGACAGGAAAACCTCGGAACCTGGCAATTACTTTGCAAGGGTGGGATAGGGTCTACAGCCCCCAGATAGGCACCCGCGCACTGTTTTATAGCAAGACACCGGGAATGGCTGGGCACAGTGAGATTAGCCCCGGGAAAGACACATCTAGAGGGGAAATTCCTGGCTGTGCTGGAGAAAGTTAGCGGGGCACCAGAGACTAAGGTTATTGTCAGCCTTACCCGTGAGTCTCCCTGCAGGACTGCTGTCTGCAGAGAGCCTCAGTCTAGGCTGCCTTGAGAAGAGTGGCTGGGCAGGGTCAAGGGTCGGGGTCGGGGACCCAGAGTGATAGGCAGAGCTCTCAGCCAATAGAGCACCAGAGAGGTAGACTAGGAATCCAGGAGAGATTCTGAGGAGTGGGTTGGAGAAGAGTGGTCTTACTCCAAGGCTAAGGGAGGCTCAGGAACACCTTTCCCTAGATTTATGGAGAACCGGCCAGCTATAGGATGGGTTCCTGCACGGGGTGCTAATGCTGCAGGCACTGTTTGCTGAGCTGTTGTCACCTCTGAATGGAGGCTGGACAGATGCCACAGGCAcggcctgggtggtggtggtggtggggagggggaTAAGAGCTTCTCAGCACAGTCAAggtgaagttcaaggccacaattGAAGCTATCTGCTCTCTGTGAGGTCCTGTCTCCAGTCAAACAGTCCGCGGGAAGGTTTCTGCTCTGGTCTAGATAGGAACGAAGCGTGAGACTCTAGCTTCAGTCCTGTCCTAATGAACGGACACTGGAAAGGAACAGACCTGAGCCTGCCTGTCTGTGATCGACCTCCCTGACACTTCGCCTCTGACGTGAATAGTGATGCCACCTTAGGGAGGCTGAGATAGTTTCTAGCAGTTGTTTATAAACTGTTCAGTAAGATTTTTCTCACCCAATCACGTTCTTCCCCGAAGGACAGCGATGGCACCCCCTGTGGATAGACTTAGGATATGCAGCACATGAGGGCACTGaatcagaggtctgcctgccttttcctAGCTCAGCAGATGAGTGAGTGATCTTGAGTAAATCATGTAACCTCTTTGTGTAATGGGCTACAGTTAGTCATTACATCACAAGCTGCTGTACAGAGCAAATGAGACCCACGGTTAAAGCACTTGGCAGAGTGCTTAGCTCCTCCGTAATTACTCACGGAAGCTATTCAATCCATCTGCTCACAAGGTTGCCTTCAGAGACAGTACGGAAAAGTGTTTAGAAGCCACAGGGTCTGCAGCATGGTTCCCTTTATTGCTTTCTCGGGACTCGGTGTTTGAATGCTGGCATGCTGACAGGGACTTGCCTATCATGAAATCTTTTGgcacatacatattatatatgtacttACGTAGATGTATGGCTGAGTGGATATGTGTGTGAGCGTGAATGTACCAACTCAACAGAAGCTGCCTCCTCTCCCCGATGCTTTAGGAGGCTCCTAAGCCAGAAGAGCCTCAAGTATGTGCCTTCATAATTTTTCTACAGAGATTCTACAACCCTCACGtgagttttgaaaaaaacaaattactTCCCAAGACTACATCCATTCTCCTAGATGAGACTATTAAAGAGATGGAGCTTTTCAACTAAGACCAGATGGGTTTGTCCAAAcatagcagagagaaagagagagagagagagagagagagagagagagagagagagagagaggagtacaATGGTATGACTTAAAAAATGCATATTAAAAGCAAAGTGCCAGAAAGGGAAAACACATTacaatagtgctgctatgaccAAAAGATATTAGTAAAAACATCACTCAAAGAGTCTCCCATGggatttttatattattgttaGTAGCAGTCACCTCAGGGAGGCTGAGAGAGTAGTATTGGTACTTTTAAAAGTTTgcctgaatttttaaaagttttatttgtattctaattatgtgtgtgtgtgtataggatggtatgtgcacatgaatgtaggTGCATTCAGAAGAAGGTGCTAGATCCTTCTAGCTGGAGTTGAgtgtggttgtgaaccacctattatgggtgctgggaactgaattctggtcctcctCTGAGCCACACAtgctctccagcccccttactattttgttgttgttgttgtttttaattcattttattctttgtgtgttttgcctgagtgtatgtatgtgcaccatgtatatgcttggtgcccacagaggtcagaagatgccCTAGAACTAAAGTTACAAATGGGTACAAGCCACCACTATGTGCATGCTGGGAGTTGAGCCCAGGCCCCCTGCAATAGCAACAACTGCTCTTGACAgataagccatttctccagtctgttaaatcttgagtgctgggattaaaagtgtgtactaccatgccaagatatctccccctcctctctcttgtgtttgtgtgtgtgtttgagatagTACCTGTTTGTATAGGCAGGGTGGCCAGGAACTgaggccatcctcctgcctcagtctcagaAGAGCTGAGTTCACAGGCCCTGCCACTTGGCCTGTCAGAGGCTAACATCCAATGATAGAGGACACAGAAGTTGCAGTACTTTTAGCATCTTCACAGCTCAGGAGGGCTCTGCAGTCTACTTGTCCAGCCGGGGCAGCTCTTGGCACTCATATCCCCAGGCAGGCTGGTCTGTGTGAACAAGGAGTTGGCCAAAGAGTTCAACGCTCTTTAGGTCCTAATATCTTTATATTACAATTCTGAACCCAAACTTTTACATGGAataagttaaaatgaaaattttgttaagggttggagagatggctcagtaggtaaagtcaTATGCTGCCAAACCCAACAACCTAAGTGTGACCTCTGGAACCTCCATAGcaaaagaagagaaccaactccttcaagttgttctctgacttccacctgtcatcaccccacccccaacaaaataaataagtataataatattttaaataatttgtttttattttgtgtgcattggtgtttcgtctgtgtgtatgtctgtgtgagggtgtcatatcccctgtaactggagttacagacagttgtgagcttccatgtgggtgcttggaattga
Encoded here:
- the Bhlha9 gene encoding class A basic helix-loop-helix protein 9, which produces MLRGTPGLSLRDLKWSEGSVEDLGRSCPEADRNFGVLRRSLDEAEEAAGRKRERPARSKARRMAANVRERKRILDYNEAFNALRRALQHDLGGKRLSKIATLRRAIHRITALSLVLRASPAPRWPCSHLECHSQAAHGSGAEDSGFRAPLSTPPPAVPGLARRGVTSSLVPPAPLCASCSPHAHLGRPRVMAEGPSLAQASGGSWRRCPGAPPVGPIPWRWGSGLGYQHS